One Choloepus didactylus isolate mChoDid1 chromosome 8, mChoDid1.pri, whole genome shotgun sequence DNA window includes the following coding sequences:
- the SUOX gene encoding sulfite oxidase, mitochondrial isoform X1 has product MTARVLFLAYRGCNRRLSCGGGNKLTQYQLQALVAPRLPWRSRSGGDPPMAGRRAEGRQSSINPALRHGAGYGAGYAPARAITRRPARKTVTVRMLSRNVPVLIPESSSRRSATMLLLHRAMVLGLRPTCRLRLTSSRLCIRACSTDDSFQPQHPSLTSSGNNSSTRGWGLMGTLLGLGAVLAYRDRCCRAAQESPHIYTREDVSSHRSPETGIWVTFGHEVFDVTEFVDLHPGGPSKLMLAAGGPLEPFWALYAVHSQSHVHEILAQYKIGELRPEDKAPSMLETFDPYADDPQRHPALQVNSQCPFNAEPPPELLTENYITPTPIFFTRNHLPVPNLDPDTYRLHVAGPPGGQSLSLSLDDLYQFPKHEITVTLQCAGNRRSEMNQVKTVKGLEWRTGAISTARWAGARLCDVLAQAGHHLCETEAHVCFEGLDSDSTGTAYGASIPLTRAMDPEAEVLLAYEMNGEPLPRDHGFPVRVVVPGVVGARHVKWLGKISVESEESHSHWQRRDYKGFSPSVDWDTVDFDSAPSIQELPVQSAITEPRDGEMVEPGEVTVKGYAWSGGGRAVIRVDVSLDGGLTWQAAELDGEEQRPRKAWAWRLWQLQAPVPPGQKELDIVCKAVDDSYNVQPDTVAPIWNLRGVLSNAWHRVHVRVTS; this is encoded by the exons ATGACTGCGAGGGTCCTGTTTCTCGCCTATCGGGGTTGTAATCGACGACTGTCCTGCGGGGGTGGAAACAAACTCACTCAGTACCAGCTCCAGGCCCTCGTGGCGCCCCGCCTGCCTTGGCGCAGCCGCTCGGGAGGCGACCCGCCAATGGCTGGAAGACGAGCTGAGGGGCGACAGTCTTCCATAAATCCTGCGTTACGTCACGGCGCTGGCTACGGCGCTGGCTACGCCCCTGCGCGAGCCATCACCAGGCGCCCGGCGCGTAAAACAGTCACGGTGCGGATGCTGAGTCGG AATGTTCCCGTCTTGATTCCAGAATCTTCGTCCCGTAGGTCTGCCACAATGCTCCTGCTGCACAGAGCTATGGTTCTGGGGCTCCGACCCACCTGCAG ACTCAGGTTGACTTCTTCAAGGCTCTGCATTCGGGCCTGCTCTACAGATgattcatttcagccccagcacCCCAGCCTCACCTCTTCTGGTAATAACTCCAGCACCCGGGGCTGGGGCCTCATGGGGACCCTGCTGGGCCTTGGTGCGGTGTTGGCCTATCGTGACCGTTGCTGCAGG GCTGCTCAGGAGTCACCACACATATATACAAGGGAAGATGTGAGTTCCCACCGCAGCCCTGAGACTGGGATCTGGGTAACTTTTGGCCATGAGGTCTTTGATGTAACAGAATTTGTGGATCTACACCCAGGGGGGCCATCAAAGCTGATGCTAGCAGCTGGGGGCCCCCTAGAGCCCTTCTGGGCCCTCTATGCCGTACATAGCCAGTCCCATGTGCATGAAATACTGGCTCAGTACAAGATCGGGGAGCTGAGGCCTGAAGACAAGGCACCCTCAATGTTGGAGACCTTTGACCCCTATGCTGACGATCCACAACGTCACCCAGCTCTGCAGGTCAACAGCCAATGCCCCTTTAATGCCGAGCCCCCTCCTGAGCTGCTTACCGAAAACTATATCACACCCACCCCTATCTTCTTCACTCGGAACCATCTGCCTGTTCCCAACCTGGACCCAGACACCTATCGCCTCCATGTAGCCGGGCCACCTGGGGGCCAGTCACTGTCCCTGTCCCTGGATGATTTGTACCAGTTCCCCAAGCACGAGATCACCGTCACTCTTCAGTGTGCTGGCAACCGGCGCTCTGAGATGAATCAGGTCAAAACAGTAAAAGGTCTGGAGTGGAGGACAGGGGCTATCAGCACTGCACGCTGGGCTGGAGCCCGGCTTTGTGATGTGTTAGCCCAGGCTGGTCACCACCTCTGTGAGACTGAAGCCCATGTCTGCTTTGAGGGCCTGGACTCAGACTCCACTGGGACTGCCTATGGTGCATCCATCCCTTTAACTCGGGCCATGGACCCTGAAGCTGAGGTCCTACTGGCATATGAGATGAATGGAGAACCCCTGCCTCGGGACCATGGCTTCCCTGTGCGGGTGGTAGTTCCCGGTGTGGTGGGTGCCCGCCATGTGAAATGGCTTGGCAAAATAAGCGTGGAATCAGAGGAAAGTCACAGCCACTGGCAGCGGCGGGATTACAAAGGCTTCTCTCCATCTGTGGACTGGGACACTGTAGATTTTGACTCAGCTCCATCTATTCAGGAACTTCCTGTTCAGTCAGCCATTACAGAGCCCCGAGATGGGGAGATGGTAGAGCCTGGGGAGGTGACTGTGAAGGGCTATGCATGGAGTGGAGGTGGCAGGGCTGTGATCCGTGTGGATGTCTCTCTGGATGGGGGCCTAACCTGGCAGGCAGCTGAGCTGGATGGAGAAGAACAGCGCCCCCGGAAGGCCTGGGCCT